A single window of Streptomyces sp. NBC_00464 DNA harbors:
- a CDS encoding ROK family transcriptional regulator: MAGTTPGTPRVLRAMNDRAALDLLLEHGPLSRTRIGKLTGLSKPTASQLLARLEAAGLVVATGTAAGRPGPNAQLYAVNASAAHVAGLDVNAQRIVAAVADVTGETVGEFELRTPGRRADSVVRQVAEALDGAVKEAGLTRSDVHRVVIGTPGAFDPGTGRLRYASHLPGWHSPTLLDELAAFLPMPVEYENDVNLVAVAEQRLGAARGYDDFMLLWNEEGLGAALVINGRLHRGFTGGAGEVGFLPVPGAPLVRQVTKANAGGFQELAGAQVLARLARELGIDDEAVRGPGTHHEVAAELVGRAAAAVEQGEGGPYGRLLDLFATGLATGLASMVAVLDPEVVVLSGELISRGGEPLRSRVAAELAELAASRPRLIAGDVTHRPVLRGALESALATTRDEVFDTSR, translated from the coding sequence ATGGCCGGAACCACGCCGGGTACCCCCCGCGTTCTGCGCGCCATGAACGACCGCGCCGCCCTCGACCTGCTGCTGGAGCACGGGCCCCTGTCGCGGACCAGGATCGGGAAGCTGACGGGCCTGTCGAAGCCCACCGCCTCCCAACTGCTGGCCCGGCTGGAGGCGGCCGGACTGGTCGTCGCCACCGGGACCGCGGCCGGACGGCCCGGACCCAACGCTCAGCTGTACGCCGTCAACGCCTCGGCCGCCCATGTCGCGGGCCTCGACGTGAACGCCCAGCGGATCGTCGCCGCCGTCGCCGATGTGACGGGCGAGACCGTCGGGGAGTTCGAACTGCGGACCCCCGGACGGCGCGCCGACAGCGTGGTGCGCCAGGTGGCGGAGGCGCTGGACGGTGCGGTCAAGGAGGCCGGACTGACCCGGTCCGACGTGCACCGGGTCGTCATCGGCACGCCGGGCGCGTTCGACCCGGGCACGGGCCGGCTGCGGTACGCCTCGCACCTGCCCGGCTGGCACTCCCCCACCCTGCTGGACGAGCTGGCGGCCTTCCTGCCGATGCCGGTGGAGTACGAGAACGACGTGAACCTCGTCGCGGTGGCCGAACAACGGCTCGGCGCGGCGCGGGGGTACGACGACTTCATGCTGCTGTGGAACGAGGAGGGGCTCGGCGCCGCCCTCGTCATCAACGGCCGGCTGCACCGCGGCTTCACCGGCGGCGCCGGCGAGGTCGGCTTCCTGCCGGTGCCCGGCGCCCCCCTGGTCCGCCAGGTCACCAAGGCGAACGCGGGCGGCTTCCAGGAGCTGGCGGGCGCCCAGGTGCTCGCCCGGCTGGCCCGTGAACTCGGCATCGACGACGAGGCCGTGCGCGGTCCGGGCACCCATCACGAGGTCGCCGCCGAGCTGGTGGGCCGGGCGGCCGCGGCCGTGGAGCAGGGCGAGGGCGGGCCGTACGGCCGGCTCCTCGATCTGTTCGCCACCGGTCTGGCCACCGGTCTCGCCTCCATGGTCGCCGTCCTCGACCCCGAGGTCGTCGTGCTGTCCGGTGAGCTGATCTCGCGCGGCGGGGAACCGCTGCGCAGCCGGGTGGCCGCCGAACTCGCCGAGCTGGCCGCGTCCCGGCCGCGGCTGATCGCCGGTGACGTCACCCACCGGCCCGTACTGCGCGGCGCGCTGGAGAGCGCGCTCGCCACCACTCGCGACGAAGTGTTCGACACCTCGCGCTGA
- a CDS encoding mechanosensitive ion channel family protein, with protein sequence MSLSALLAAAPSPEPGGSLDEAAKQAGNAASWVEENWSTWLNTGLRIVLIAAIAIALRIAVRRTLTKLIERMNRSAQAVEGTALGGLLVNAERRRQRSEAIGSVLRSVASFLILGTAALMILGAFEINLAPLLASAGVAGVALGFGARNLVTDFLSGVFMILEDQYGVGDTIDAGVASGEVIEVGLRVTKLRGDNGEIWYVRNGEVKRIGNLSQGWSTAGVDVQVRPTEDLDRVRTVITEAAQLMAKDDPWTERLWGPVEILGLDSVLLDSMTVRVTAKTMPGKALGVERELRWRIKRAFDAAGIRMVGGIPAQPDEPSAADPTAAMAAPSAYASATSPQSLAATPITPPPNITK encoded by the coding sequence GTGTCCCTGTCCGCCCTGTTGGCTGCAGCCCCGTCACCCGAGCCCGGTGGCTCGCTGGACGAAGCCGCGAAGCAGGCCGGCAACGCCGCGAGCTGGGTGGAGGAGAACTGGTCCACCTGGCTGAACACCGGTCTGCGGATCGTGCTCATCGCCGCGATCGCGATCGCGTTGCGCATCGCCGTCCGCCGCACCCTGACCAAGCTCATCGAGCGCATGAACCGCAGCGCCCAGGCGGTGGAGGGCACCGCGCTCGGCGGCCTGCTGGTCAACGCGGAACGGCGCCGCCAGCGCTCGGAGGCGATCGGTTCGGTACTCCGTTCGGTGGCCTCGTTCCTGATCCTCGGCACGGCAGCCCTGATGATCCTGGGCGCGTTCGAGATCAATCTGGCCCCGCTGCTGGCCTCCGCGGGGGTCGCCGGGGTGGCGCTCGGCTTCGGTGCGCGCAACCTCGTCACCGACTTCCTGTCCGGCGTCTTCATGATCCTTGAGGACCAGTACGGCGTCGGCGACACCATCGACGCGGGCGTCGCCTCCGGCGAGGTCATCGAAGTCGGCCTGCGGGTCACCAAGCTGCGCGGCGACAACGGTGAGATCTGGTACGTCCGCAACGGCGAGGTGAAGCGGATCGGCAACCTCAGCCAGGGCTGGTCCACCGCCGGCGTCGACGTACAGGTGCGTCCCACGGAGGACCTCGACCGGGTACGTACGGTGATCACCGAGGCCGCCCAGCTGATGGCCAAGGACGACCCGTGGACCGAGCGCCTGTGGGGCCCGGTGGAGATCCTGGGCCTGGACTCGGTGCTGCTCGACTCGATGACGGTCCGGGTGACCGCGAAGACGATGCCGGGCAAGGCCCTGGGCGTGGAGCGCGAGCTGCGCTGGCGCATCAAGCGCGCCTTCGACGCGGCGGGCATCCGCATGGTCGGCGGCATCCCGGCCCAGCCGGACGAGCCCTCCGCCGCGGACCCCACGGCCGCGATGGCCGCCCCTTCGGCCTACGCCTCGGCCACCTCACCCCAGTCCCTGGCGGCGACGCCGATCACCCCGCCGCCGAACATCACGAAGTAG